TTCGCAGCTCCGGATCGAAGCTCTTCGTGCCGATCCGCAGACGCGCCGATCTTTGGTCGTTGACTCCACGCTGGGACGAGCTGACCGCCGCAGGCCTGGCTCGCGAGCTTCGCGGCTTCTATGTCTTCACTCGCGAGGCGGCCGATCCCGCGCACGTGACTCAAGGGCGATACTTCGCGCCCGCGGTGGGCGTGCGCGAGGATCCCGCGACCGGCTCCGCGAGCGGCCCCCTGGCCGAATACCTGGCGCTCCACGGAGTGCTTGCGCTTCCCGAAGCCGGGGGCGACGCAAGAGCCTGTGCCGAGCAGGGTGATGCGATGGGAAAGCCCGGTCGCCTGCAGCTCGAAGTCCGCGGGACGCGGGAGGGTATCGCACGCGCGCGCGTCGGCGGAACGGCGGTGACCGTGATGGACGGCACGCTCTTCGTGAGCGACGCAACATGAGCCCGGGACCTCAGGCGCTGCATCGCCGCGTCGAGCGCACGATCGAAGTCGGCGCGGCGGGCTCCGTGTCCGCCATCAGCCTCGCGCCGCCGGGGCCGCGGGCGCAGCTGGTGCTCGGGCACGGGGCGGGTGCCGGGATGCACCACCCGTTCATGGAGGCGGTCGCCGAGCGGCTGGCGAGCCGCGACCTGGCGACGCTGCGCTATCAGTTCCCGTACATGGAGCGCGGTCAGTCGCGCACGGACCCGCCTTCGGTGGCCACGGCGACGGTGCGCGCGGCGGCCGCTGAGGCCGCGCTGCTCTTTCCCGGCACGCCGCTCTTCGCGGGAGGCAAGTCCTTCGGCGGGCGCATGACGTCGACCGCGGCCGCGCTCTCGCCGTTGCCCGAGGTGCAGGGCCTCGTCTTCCTCGGCTTCCCGCTCCATCCCGCCGGGCGGCCCGGGACCGAGCGCGCGGTTCACCTGGATCACGTGCAGGTGCCGATGCTCTTCCTCCAGGGCACGCGCGACACGCTCTGTGACCTCGAGTATCTCGGGCAGGTGCTCAAACGACTCGGCCGGCGGGCCACGCTTCACCTGTGGGACGGCGCCGACCATTCGTTCCACGTGCCCAAGCGCTCGGGACGCACCGACGAGCAGGTGCTCGACGAGCTGGCCGGCGCGATCGCGGCCTGGTGCCTCACCGGCGACGGAAGCCGCCGGTGAAACTGAGGGTGGGGACGAGCGGCTACTCGTACAAGGAGTGGGTGGGGAGCTTCTATCCTCCCAAGCACCCCGCCGCGAAGATGCTGCACTTCTATGCCGGGCGCTTCGGCACGGTGGAGATCAACAACACGTTCTACCGGATGCCGACTGCGGAGATGCTTGCCAA
This Candidatus Eisenbacteria bacterium DNA region includes the following protein-coding sequences:
- a CDS encoding alpha/beta family hydrolase is translated as MSPGPQALHRRVERTIEVGAAGSVSAISLAPPGPRAQLVLGHGAGAGMHHPFMEAVAERLASRDLATLRYQFPYMERGQSRTDPPSVATATVRAAAAEAALLFPGTPLFAGGKSFGGRMTSTAAALSPLPEVQGLVFLGFPLHPAGRPGTERAVHLDHVQVPMLFLQGTRDTLCDLEYLGQVLKRLGRRATLHLWDGADHSFHVPKRSGRTDEQVLDELAGAIAAWCLTGDGSRR